From Haemorhous mexicanus isolate bHaeMex1 chromosome 1, bHaeMex1.pri, whole genome shotgun sequence, one genomic window encodes:
- the COL6A6 gene encoding collagen alpha-6(VI) chain, with protein sequence MLSVMTGRKGPRGEPGERGESGLRGDHGDPGANNNVTGPKGEKGKLASQGDPGPQGLQGEKGDAGLDGAAGRRGPPGIKGEQGDLGETGYSGETGLPGPQGPRGPQGIRGPPGPQGMPGPLGSLGMPGSPGSVGKLGVRGAKGEPGDPGEKGLAGPPGQRGIPGMDGRDVYGAEGSKGAKGESGFIGYPGPEGEEGDQGIPGAEGPKGIRGRRGNSGTPGSLGDPGDQGPSGPMGAKGPVGTSLMEPCELVNFTRKNCHTCPAYPTEVVFALDMSDDVTPAAFERMRNIVMLLLKTIKISESNCPTGARVSVVSFNTNIHYLIRFSEFQKKNLLLQAIQRIPLERSSGKRNIGAAMRFVARNVFKRVRQGILTRKVALFFANGPSQDDVAISTAVLELSALDITPVVIAFSEVPNIRRAFSIDDTRRFQLFVWERQQDENLEGLTYCTLCFDKCNPRTSCEVPFSPLVQMDMDITYIMDSSRSISSEDFQRAKDFVSNMVDQFVVSSQPNESYGGIRVALVQQAPRGFLPDRNRTPVALEFDLVTYSNKDLMKKHIQESVHQLEGPSAIASALQWTVENVFFKAPRQRKHRVIFTIVGSKTSTWDRERLREISLGAKCQGFTLFTLALGSDVSDNQLMELSSSPTDQHSLTLGRFSTPEMAYAQRFSRAFLNLLQQEMNSYPSPELQEECENLDRGDIQQEASMTESGSSQVLEDIEKNESRVMKSMKENAKEPVYTVPEMRDDYEKNEYFTEENAKREKPQECGKAQEKSSKNLETTAETRSGCNDYDACDLVQDSGECQNYILKWYYDKEQKMCGQFWYGGCGGNKNRFETQEECGFLCIESS encoded by the exons GGTGAGCAAGGAGATCTGGGAGAAACAGGTTACTCAGGAGAAACTGGTCTTCCAGGCCCACAG GGCCCAAGAGGACCACAAGGGATCAGAGGACCTCCCGGACCACAAGGCATGCCAGGCCCTCTG GGTAGTCTGGGAATGCCTGGTTCACCTGGCTCAGTTGGAAAGTTAGGTGTAAGAGGAGCAAAG GGTGAACCTGGTGACCCTGGAGAGAAGGGCTTAGCTGGACCCCCTGGACAGAGAGGCATTCCT GGCATGGATGGCAGAGATGTCTATGGTGCTGAAGGAAGCAAAGGAGCAAAG GGAGAATCTGGATTCATAGGATATCCTGGTCCAGAG ggAGAAGAAGGAGATCAGGGCATTCCAGGAGCTGAAGGACCCAAAGGAATTAGGGGTAGAAGA gGTAATTCTGGTACACCAGGTTCCCTGGGAGATCCAGGTGACCAAGGGCCATCAGGACctatg GGTGCCAAGGGACCAGTGGGCACCAGTTTAATGGAA CCTTGTGAACTTGTGAATTTTACTCGAAAAAACTGCC ACACATGCCCAGCTTATCCAACTGAAGTGGTTTTTGCCTTGGATATGTCTGATGATGTCACACCAGCTGCATTTGAAAGAATGAGGAACATTGTTATGTTATTGCTGAAGACCATTAAGATCAGTGAAAGCAATTGCCCAACAGGTGCTCGTGTCTCTGTTGTTTCTTTCAATACCAACATACATTACCTCATCCGATTCTCtgaattccaaaaaaaaaacttgctgCTACAAGCCATCCAGAGAATCCCACTAGAGAGATCCAGTGGAAAACGAAATATTGGGGCAGCCATGAGATTTGTTGCAAGAAATGTCTTCAAACGTGTTCGTCAGGGCATCCTCACAAGAAAAGTTGCCCTGTTTTTTGCCAATGGTCCATCGCAGGATGATGTTGCcatcagcacagctgtgcttgAGTTGAGTGCCTTGGATATCACTCCAGTAGTTATTGCCTTCAGTGAGGTGCCAAACATCAGACGTGCCTTCTCT ATTGATGACACAAGAAGATTTCAGTTATTTGTTTGGGAAAGACAACAAGATGAAAATTTGGAGGGCCTTACATATTGTACACTGTGCTTTG ATAAATGCAATCCAAGAACCAGCTGTGAGGTGCCTTTTTCTCCCCTGGTTCAGATGGATATGGATATAACTTACATCATGGACAGCTCTCGCAGCATTAGCAGTGAAGACTTTCAGAGAGCCAAAGACTTTGTGAGCAACATGGTGGATCAGTTTGTCGTTTCCTCACAGCCAAACGAATCATATGGAGGCATCAGAGTGGCACTGGTGCAGCAGGCTCCCAGGGGCTTCCTGCCTGACAGAAACCGGACACCCGTGGCCTTGGAGTTTGACCTAGTCACATACAGCAATAAAGATTTGATGAAGAAACACATCCAAGAGTCTGTTCACCAGCTGGAAGGGCCATCAGCCATTGCTTCTGCTCTACAGTGGACAGTTGAAAATGTATTCTTTAAAGCCCCCagacaaagaaaacacaggGTCATATTTACAATAGTCGGAAGCAAAACAAGCACATGGGAcagagaaaggctgagagagatTTCACTCGGAGCCAAGTGCCAAGGGTTCACCTTATTCACTCTTGCACTTGGCAGTGATGTGAGTGACAATCAGCTGATGGAGCTGTCAAGCTCCCCCACAGATCAGCACTCACTGACACTGGGCAGGTTTTCCACCCCGGAAATGGCGTATGCTCAGAGGTTTAGCCGGGCATTCCTAAATCTTCTACAAC AAGAAATGAACAGTTATCCTTCACCTGAACTTCAAGAAGAGTGTGAAAACTTAGATCGGGGAGACATACAACAGGAAGCATCCATGACTGAAAG TGGTTCCAGTCAAGTTTTAGAAGacatagaaaaaaatgaaagtcgAGTCATGAAGAGTATGAAAGAGAACGCCAAAGAACCTGTATACACAGTGCCAGAAATGAGAGATGATTATGAGAAGAATGAGTATTTCACAGAGGAAAATGCTAAAAGGGAAAAGCCTCAAGAGTGTGGAAAAGCTCAGGAGAAGAGCAGCAAAAACTTAGAGACAACAGCAGAAACTAGAAGTGGCTGTAATGATTATG atGCATGTGACCTTGTTCAAGATAGTGGAGAATGTCAGAATTACATTTTGAAGTGGTACTACgacaaagagcagaaaatgtGTGGTCAGTTCTGGTATGGGGGCTGTGGAGGCAATAAAAATAGATTTGAAACACAAGAAGAATGTGGATTCTTGTGTATAGAATCCTCCTAG